A stretch of DNA from Malus sylvestris chromosome 9, drMalSylv7.2, whole genome shotgun sequence:
TGTTTTCGTATATTTAAACTCTctgtttgagcaaactatgaggGTTTTTCCTAGCCTTTTTGTTTATGTccttattaattaattagtttagttATTTCCCACATAGGTGatacttatcccgaggacgtaTAAAGACAATCGATGCTAGAAGGCTACGATCCATCGacgtatcagtgagtgggcatttgtttttatatatatgatatataaagTTGGGTCAATTACACTTTATCacctcaagtttgaggtctattgcaacaTCATACAACGTCTTCAAAACATTTAATTTTCATacatcaagtactattttatttcaatataatacatctattacattttccatccattgatctgttAAGAGCTAACATGGATGCCacatttttgccacgtggctgccaaatttgtgccacgtggcaaatttttatttaaaaaaactaaatacCCATTTTCTTCCATTGCTTCTGCCATAGGAATCCAACAACCCCTCCCCCTCTAAACTATCCTCCGTCCACCCCACCAAATATCCCTGAAACTCCCATCTTCCTCTCAATCCAGTTCAACGAACTGGCAAGACTGTAAAGAGAAATACAACCCTGCAAACTCACGAAATTGCAGAAAGCAACCCTACTCCACCAGCGGACACCCCTTCccaaaaccataaccaaaatTTATAATTTGAGTTGGGGGTCCCTGAATTTGTGCAATGCCAGCCCACATCTTCTTCTCCATTTTTCTTCTCCCTAGCTTCTTCTCCAATAACTCCACAACGTTTGCAAGCTTCCCAATGCGAATTTAAAAAACTCCCGCACCAAAATAAAACCCAGATCTCAAAACCAATAAAATGACCAAATAATTACTAACAAGGAAGGGGAAAACCCTCAACCAATTCGAGCTTTGCACATGATCTTAGGTTTTCGAGCAGCTTCTCCAAATAAACAATTTGAGCTTAGCGACGGTAGGAAAGCCGGATGGCGACCAGACGAGGCTTTTTTTATCTCTCTCGCTCCATCCCTGCTCCCTCTGATTAGATGATGAAGCCGACACCAGTTCCTCATGCTTTTCGATTCTCAAAATCCACAACTCGCCTCCAACTTTGGCCTCGCCGTCGTGCACTGCGTTTCGTCGATCCCCTCTACCCATTCGTTTAAGTGGAACGAGCCGGTGTCGTGCCCAAAGGTCGGCGATGGCCACAAACCACCGTGGACGAAGACTCTAAGCCCTCAATTCCTATCCATTGATACTTCTTCTCCACCGGATTTAGTTTGGCTGCTGGGAGAAAGATCTCCACcagatcttcttcttcttttttatttttttattttatttctttttttccatattaacatttaaaataattatttttattttcttatgtggCATATTATTGACTGCCACATCATCAAAATAGAGGAACCCACTTGCCACAACATCACTTAACAGTCAAAATTAACGGTTTGACTAACGAATGTAcgaaattgaacaaaaatataagtttgtgtatgaaattgaaatgttttaaagatgttgtatcaAGTTGTAATAACATCCAAACTTGaaggggtaaaatgtaatttatcctataaagttttatagtttctacaaatgcttttgaattgatttatgCCTATTATGCTACGATTAAATAATGTTATAAGAAATGTTGTATTGTTGtgaaatgctaaaataataTTACGGGATGCGCATGTATGTttattatgttgactagaattattgaatcgttatggCATGCTTGTATTTATGTAGTctgctcatcattgctgcaccctGATGTTAGTGCTCGCctagggccagggccagtctttcacgtggATGTTCACAtctgcaccgcacgctcaccttagatccaagtaggtgctaatcatgtcgtacaagttgcaataGGCAAGTCTGACATCTTGTCGTataggttgcaataggcaactccagCTCGTATGTGACCACAaatagcgccagtcttcacaTGAATGTAGCACTAAAGCGTATATTATGTTACacctagtcctgtcgtacatattgcattaggcaacttcgacttatgtgctagcatagattgatgagcatcagTCCAATCGTACAGGTTgtattaggcaactccgacttatgtgctagcatagatCAATGAGCATCTGATTTTATTATGCCACTGTTGGGATATTGTGATTGGcatatttttggaattattttttatttgcatttgatttcatacttatacatagtatgattttctggaaactatacatgttttaaggtgaggggttagtatgtttagaaaataaatggattttataaacttttgtttttgcccactcaccttTATGTTTTCCCCCCTCCAGGTCCTAGTTAGCTGATTTACTCTGTGGATTCCGAGGAATATCCGGTGATTCTAACATATCCATAAATAATGTAAGGACTTTTCCCGGTTGTGTATTAAGTACTTAATTAGTTTCAACTGCACTACTTTGTCATTTATGCTCTGAACATTTGTATTCTATGGGTTCTACCTACTATTGCGCACTTACTTTATTAGTTTAAATAAGTTCTAGTttcggttttaatttattcacatatttACATCACTTACACTTTTGGTTACATCACATTCGGGTGATGCCCAGTATGCCTCGACTctagtcggggtgtgtcatagcACTTATTTTTGTGCTTTTGGCTGAAACAATCCACTTTTAATACTTAGTTGCTGAAATTTCAGCAATAAAATGTCAAAGTTGGATCATTTTAGCTAGAATACAATTTCACCGggtttgttttttgttattttttaaatatgggccttgttttgacaaaaaaaaatatgggcttTGCTTATTGAGACGTATGGCTCCTTCAggcccaaaataaaaaataaaaatttgccaCCTGTCCCGTAAAAGTCGTCAATGTGTGCTAAATTACTAAACGATCCACGGTCTTTGAATTAATCTACTAACCGCCAAAGTTCCAAACCACCACCCCACCACGTTCTCTTTCATCACTCACTTTCGAATGTAAAACCAAACGACAACCACCGTGATGTCGTCGCCAGTGCCAGACAATGTCTTCGTCTCCCAACTCTCCCGATTCGTCCTCTCCTGGGACGGCGCCGTTCTGGGCGTCTCCCTAGCTTGCGCTGCCGTGCACTCCGTCCTCAATTTCACCTCCACCTCCTCATCCCTAAGCAAGCTCCGTGATGCCCCCGCCGTCAAAGTCTCCGATCTCCGCTCAATCCTCCCCCTCGATCAATCCGACAAGCTCGTCGTTGTACGCGGCACCGTCGAAGCCAAGTCCGCCGTCGACGGCACGTGGACGGGCCTCCAGTCCGGCGTACTCGTCTCTAAAGAAACAAATCACAGAGCCGTCATCGTTGACAGTACCAAAACGGTACGTTTGCTTTCTTTCATGGCTCAGAAAATTCAGTTTCTGTTATTTCTTGCGGtgtgtttggatgaaaaattgaattcaGAATTGTTTTTGTGCAGTGTATAGTTCAGGAGTGGAAGGGCTTAATCGGATGGTCGTCTGATTTGAGAGCGATAATTTGGAGGTATTGGAGAGAGCACGAATCGAATTTGGTCAGAAAGGTACTCGAATGCcttaatttttctgtattttctgTGAATTTTGATGGCAATTTAGTTTACTtgaatgcatgaaattatgaaaagaaatggTAATTTTGATTTCATATTTGTGTAGGTTCCTTTCGTTCTTGTTGATGGTGATCAATGGCCGATTCGGGATATTGTGGTTGTGAATGTGGAACGATCAAGGCATCCTTTACCTCTTACGATAGCTTATCATCATTTGCAACCTGTACATGCTTCTCCCTATTCTTTCTTGGAAGCACTTTTTGGCACTAATTACCCTGTGAGTTTTGCAAGTTTTTGCTCTCAATGTGCTTTTTAGTATCTGAGTTATTTGCTTTGGCGTTCTTTAGCTTATCAATTTTTGTTTCCGATTTGAAGGTTGCTTTCCTCAATGTTGAGAAGATTCTTCCGGTGGGAAAGGAGATTAGTGCTGTAGGTCTCTGCAGTTTGAGAAATGGAGTCCTGGAAATCAAGTCCTGCAAGGATCTTCCCTATTTTCTGTAAGTGGGTTTATTCTTCAacatgttcttttcttttttcgggGTTAATATGTGTAGGATTTGTGATGAGGATGATTGACGTCAACATTGCTACCATTCCAGTTTAATGGTTGTTGAATAATATGATATACTAGCTATGATATTAGATACTTAGATTCCGTAACTAGTCAGTGGTAACTTAATTTGAACAGTCTGGTATAATCTTCTCTCTCTCAGGAGTGTTTCCATCTTTGAAATAGCTAACGCCACTACGAaaagcttctctctctctctcaggaTCAGTTGCCACTTTTTTCACGAAGTATGACGTGCATCCTAAGATGGATTAGATTAACAATAATTATTGTTTTATTGGGTAAGTAAAGGAAGATTTTGATTCTGCCAATGTGTGAGGATGAAGAGAAGGCACAGCAAGGGGGTGATacagagaagagaaagaaatagaaagaaaagcGTAAAAGCTTCCAGTAACTTCTTGTTTATTCTATCATAATGTATCCGTTTAGCAGTGCTCTCATCCGTTATAAAATCTGGTTCCGGAACTAAGTTTCAGTCTTGTCATCTAGAGGAGAGAAATATTATAGCTTTTTATAAACTTTATTAGTTTGTTTTGAAGATTCCaggttttttttgttgataatatGTGGCCGTAGGAAGGTCCATTTCGTCCGAGGGCCCTATCTTATCtatacttctttttttttaattttcagtcaGAAGCGTATTTATACTGTATTTTATCTGATATTGTATCTTTTGAAGCTCTGAGATGTCTAAGGACGAGATGGTTGCAGATCTTGCATCACGTGCAAGAATGCTGTTCTGGGTTGGGATTGTTCTTGGTTCAATGTCAATTGGAGTCCTTGGCTATGCTGTTGTGAGGTAAATATTTTCCTTGAAATGTTAAATTCCTTTACCCTATTCTGCTTGCATCTTCCTGTTCAATCTTGATAGCTAGTAAATGTCTCTAGGGTGGTAACAAGGAGAAAATTTTGCAACGTTACTGAATTTCCTCGGGTGCCATTTAACCATGTTGACTTCTGAATGTTCAGTTTCTTTTAATATCTCTCTCGTATGTCTTGCATGGCTAGAGATATCCTTTAAATGGTGTTTAACTTAACTTTCATTGTCAAGGAGCGGTGGAGAAAGGAAATTATGTTCAGTGAAATACAGGAATGCACGACATGCATcatgaataattttttattttttctttcaagatTTGATATTACAACTTCAGTAATTACAAAACTGTCGCGTACTTGATGTTTGAATTTAAGAGACGAAATGGAAATGGTTAACCAATGATGATCACAGCGATCTGAAATGAGTTTCAAGAAACTGATTTACAAATTGTTTCAGGAATTGGAATAGATGGAAAGTGGAGAGGCAACAACGGCAGTTACAGCAATCAAGCCGGGATGCTGACAGCAATGCGGAAGCTCAAATTGAAGACGAGGATGCAGGAGATGTTCCAGAGGGGCAGTTTTGTGTCATATGTCTGACGAGGAGAAGGCGGTCAGCATTCATTCCTTGCGGCCATCGAGTTTGTTGCCACCCCTGCGGCATATCAATCGAACGGGACATAGCACCGAAGTGTCCTGTTTGTCGGCAGGAGATCCGCACTTCACTGCGAATATATGATTCTTAACATGTCTAGTATTTAGGAGAAACTGTGGCATGTTCGGTGTATATAAAAGTTGGAAGTAGATTCATCTCGCATGTACTTGTGAAGCCTTGTGCGAAGCGTAAGCCAATTTCGTTATTGGTAATTTCGGGCCACATAGCAAACATCATTTTCTTGAGGGTTGCAGTACTTGACACGAACGCAAATGCAACACGATTCACAAAATGTGAATAGTAATAGGTCGGGTTGGTGTCATGTCACTCGTAACTAGATTGTGAGCGGGGGAGAGTTTGACTTTGGAACATGAAGAAAACTTATCCCATCCAATCCTCTATATCAATCAACTGCGTTTGTAACCGGTTTGGTAAAAGTGAAATTTACTTACATTGGTGTTGCAAAATTAACCGCCAAATTCCAAACCACCCTACACGCATCACCCACATATCCGAGTGTAAGAAACCAAACGACAACTACCACAATGTCGTCGGACAGCAATGCCATCATCTCCCTACTCTCGCAACTCGTCCTCTCCTGGGACGGCGCCGTTTTGGGCGTCGCCCTCGCTTGCGCCGCCATGCGCTCCGTCCTCAACTTCACCGCCTCCTCCTCAGCTCTAAGAAATCTCCGTCAGGCGCCAGCCGTCAAAGTCTCCGATCTCCGCTCAATCCTCCCCCTTGATCACTCGGACAAGCTCGTCGTTGTACGCGGCACCGTCGAAGCGAAGTCCCTCGTCGACGGCACATGGACGGCCTTCAAGTCCGGCGTACTCGTCTCCAAAGATAGAAATGACAGAGCCGTCATCCTTCAGAGTACTAAGACGGTGCGTCTTTCTTTCTTGGCTCAGAAAATTCAATTTCCGTGATTTCTTGTGGtgtgtttggatgaaaatttgaattccaaatTTGTTCTCCCAGTATATAATTCACAAGTGGAAGGGTTTTATTGGATTCTTTAATTTGAGATCGATAGTATGGAGGTATTGGAGACACTGGAAAGACTCGGAAGAACACGAATCGAATTTGGTTAGAAAGGTACTCGATTGCCTTAATTTTTCAGTATTTCTGTGAATTTTGACGATGATCAAGCTTATTTTGCGTTAAACTATGAAAAGAAATGGTAATTTTGTTTTACATTTATGTAGGTTCCTTTCGTTCTTGTTGATGGTGATCAATGGCCGATTCGGGATATGGTGGTTGTGAATGTGGATGGATCAAGCCATCCCATACCTCTTACGATAGCTTATCATCATTTACAACCTGTAAATCCTTCTCCATTTTCATTCTTGAAGGCACTTTTCGGCACTAACTACCCTGTGAGTTTTGCTAGCTTTCGCTCTCATTGTGCTATTTGCTTTGGCGTTCTTTATCTTATCGTTTTTCTTTCCGAATTTGAAGATTGGTGTCCTCACTGTTGACAAGATTCTTCCGGTGGGAAAGGAGATTAGTGCTGTGGGTCTTTGCAGTTTGAAAAATGGAGTCTCGGAAATCAAGTTCTGCAACGATCTTCCCTATTTTCTGTAAGTGGGTTTGTTCTCCATCATGTTCTCTTCAGTATTGTGGTCGGGTATGAAGAAATCATTATTTTTAATCTGCCAAACACTTTCTGGTGTTGTGTCTAGGACTCTCCTTTTTCGGGGTTATCTGTCTTGGATTTGTTAAATGGTTGATTGCTTCAATGCTGCTACCCTTCCATTTTAATGGTTGTCAAACTGTATGGTTTACTAGCAATCAATCCTAGTGTTTTCATCTTTGAAATATCTAACGCCACGCTAGCAATCCTCCTAGCACTACAAAGCTTGGTCTTAATGCTCCTATTACTGCTTTGCAATATATACGGTCAGGATCAGGGACACTTTTTACACAAAGTACGACACAGCTAGTGAgaagtttttaattttgttcacactgagaagagagaaattttcttttataatgTACCCGTGCAGTAGTACTGTCACCCTTTATAGTAGCCGGTGCTGGATTTAAGTTCAatccttctcttttcttttccttttctttccgtGATTGATAATATGTGGCAGTAGGAAGGTCATTTTACGCTTGAGAGCcctaaagattttttttttctgtttttaattttctgtCAGAAGCGTATTTATACTGTATATTATCTGATATTGTATCACTTGCAGCTCTGAGATGTCTAAGGATGAGATGGTTGGAGATCTTGCATCAAGCACAAGAATGCTGTTCTGGACCGCATTTGTTCTTGGTTCAATGTCAATTGGAGTCCTTAGCTATGCAGTTGTGAGGTAAAACTTTTCCGTGAGATGTTAAGTTCTTTTACCCTATTCTGCTTGCAAATCTTGATAGTTGTTAAATGTCTCTAGGCTGGTATAACAGGCAGCCTTTTATAGTGCTCTGAATTACCATGATGTGTAATATCCTATTGATCCTTCATCGGGTTGTTAACAGTTTCTTTTAACATTTCTCTCGCATGTCTTGCATGGATAAAGCTGTGCCTCCTTTGAAGGGTTTTTTTATCACAAGCAATATTCTACGCTATTCTAAACTAAGGGGAGGGGGGAAGGCCCTAACCACTAGgaatttgataatttattttctcCACCGGGCCTGGACaatgaaaatggtttttaaCTTAACTTTCATCGCCAAGGAGCGGTGGAGAAAAGTCATTAAATTCCTAAATTTCCACTCTCTTGTTTCAGGAATTGGAATAAATGGAAAGTGTGGAGGCAACAAAGGCAGTTACAGCAATCAAGCCAGGCTGCTGACAGCGACGCTGAAGCTCAAATTGAAGAAGAGGATGTTCCAGAGGGACAGTTGTGTGTCATATGTCTAATGAGGAGAAGACGATCAGCATTCATTCCTTGTGGGCATCGAGTCTGTTGCCACCCCTGTAGCATATCAATCGAACGGGACATAGCACCAAAGTGTCCTGTTTGTCGGCAGGAGATCCGCACTTCATTGCGTGTATATGATTCTTAACATGGTATCCTAGTATTAGGAGAAACGATGTGTGGGAATTTTGCTTCTGGGGTCAAGTGGTAAGAGTTGGAAGGATTATAGTTTAGGTATGTTTTGGTGTACGTAAAAGTTGAAGTAGATTCATCTTGTACGTAATTGTGAAGCTTTGTGCTACACGAATGTTTTAATTGGTACTGACTACTCTGAGTAAGAAGCTTTAACCATTGGAAGTGTATAGATAGATGACTCTCCAAGGGGTGTAAGTTTTTACCAAATTACCGTATCAACCAAATTACGACTTAGAATCGTACATTTTTAGTATGATAATtgtataaataatataatttatttattatatttgtaCAATTATATGTATTGTAATTACTATTAGTTAAATTGTACAGAAAAATAAACTTATAAAGATGGACGATGAATATTGATATCATGACACCTTTAGGGCTACTACAAAGTATGGGGGCTAAAGGCATAAAAATTGACAAAATATGGGTGTTACTGGGATAGCAACAATGtgatttaaattcgtttttggtGAAAGAATCGAATTTAAGATTTCttatttataagtgaagaggattACTATGAAACCGTAGTATCAAGTGGTATCGTAAATATATTATTCTGTCAAAATTTCCTAATTAATTAGGACTTCACAATGTCCTTAAATGAGCATAAATTAAAGTTGAACCGCCTCAAATGCGCACCAAAATGGTGAATCGCTAAATCACCCATGTCTCCGATTAAATCTACTAAAAGACCACCACTTCCCGAAAACTCTCACCGTCTCTCCTCCAGCCCGCCACTCCACCAGTCGCGGCGCCAAACCACCACCTTCCCTTCTCACACCGCTTCCCCTCTGATACATGTAGAACCCAAACGACAATCATCGCAATGTCGTTGCACGAGCGAGCCGTAATCAACCTAGTCTCCCAACTCGCCCTCTCCTGCGACGGCGCCGTTTTGGGCGTAGTCCTAGCGTGCGCTGCCGTGCGTACAGTCATCAAGTTCGCCTACACTTCCTCAGCCCTGCGCAAGCTCCGTAACGCTCCCTACGTCAAAGTCTCCGACCTCCGCGCAATCCTCGCCCCCGACGAATCTCAGCCCTCAGATGCAAAGCTCGTCGTCTTACGCGGCACCGTCGAAGCCAAGTCTGCCGTCGACGGCAAGTCGAATAGCCCCAAATCCGGCGTATTCGTCTCTCGGGGAACAAAGAACAGTGCCGTCGTCGTTCAGAGAACTCAAACGGTGATTTTTGATTTCTTTCGTTGCTCAGTAAATTTAATCTTCGTTTTTGTTTGGAGGAAACTGAACtggaaatttcaatttttgtaaAGTGTGTTTATAAGGATCGGAAGAACTTCATCGGATTTCCGTTTGATTTGAGAAGTTTAATTTTGAAGCCTTGGAGAGAGCAAGAGTCGAAGGATTTAAGAACGGTACTGGAATTGGTTAattattttcaatattttctgtGAATTTCTAtggttattttaaatttatttgaatgcataaaatttagaaattaaagggtaaattttgatttatattGGTGTAGGTTCCTTTTGTTCTTGTTGAAGGTAGTCGAAGGAGGGTTTCGGAATTTGTTGTTGTGAATGTAGATGAATCAAGACATCCCTTACCTCTTACTACAGTTTATCTTAATTTTCATCCTGTTAATGCTTCTCCCTACAAATATAAACTCGTTGATGCACTCTTCCGGCATGAATACCCGGTGAGTTTTGCTAGTTTTGCCTCCCATTGTGTGCTTCTTAGGATCTCAGCTATTTGCTCCAGTGCTCCTTAGCTTCTCCTTTTTATGATGTCGTTTTTCGTTTCTGGTTTGGAAGATTGGTTTTCTCGATGAAGAGAAGATTCTTCCTTTGGGAAAGGAAATTAGCGCTGTCGGTCTCTGCAGTTTAAAAAATGGAGTGCCGGATATCAAGTCGTGCAAAGATCTTCCCTATTTTCTGTAAGTGAGCTTGTTCTTGAACATGGCCTCTTTAATCTCTATATTTCAGTATTGCCGTCGGATATGAAAAGTTTATTAATTACTCTGGAAAATGCCTTCTCTATCCTGTTAATGGTTGTCAAATAGTATGGTATATTAGCTAGGACATCAGTAACTTGTAGTTTATTCTATCATAATATACCTGTGCAGCAGTGCTCTCATCCGTTGGATTTATTTTGTGGCTAAAACCTTGAACTCGGATTTAAGTTTCAGTTCGGTCATCCAGGGGACAAATATTCTGTTgtcaaataatatatattgctttaccttctttatttttgtgttgaagATTCCAATTCTCTGCTGTTCTTTTTTGTTATACGTCACTGTTTGATAGTATGTTGCTGTAAGAACGTGAGTTTATTTATTGCTCGACTTCCCTGAATGATCTTGTGTCTTTTACAGCTCTGAGATGTCTAAGGATGAGATGGTTGTGGAACTTACTTCACGCACAAGAGTGCTATTCTGGAGTGGGATTGTTCTTGTTTCAATGTCAATTGGAATCCTTGGCTATGCTGTTTCGAGGTGCACATTTCTTTCCAAATGTGACATTCTTTCACTCCATTCTACTTGCGAGTTCTTGTTCAATATCGATAGGGCTATTTGATGTTTCTAGGCCGATGTAAAGGACAACTTTTTACAGTCCACGGACATGAGTTGTAGATCTCTCATACTCACCCACTATAATTTAAGAGATGAAATTGAAATGGTTAAACACTGATGATCACATTGATCGGAAATGTGAGTTTCGTTAAACTGATTTACATGTATTATTTCAGGAATTGGGATAAATTGAAAGCGTGGAAGCAAGGAAGGCAGTCACAGCAATCAATCCCTGCTGCTGACGGCAATACTGAAACTCAAattgaagaagaggaggaagtaGGAGAGGTTCCAGATGGACAGTTGTGTGTTATATGTCTGATGAGGAGAAGGCGATCGGCATTCATTCCTTGCGGGCATCGTGTTTGCTGCCACCCGTGTAGCATATCAATCCAACGGAATGTAACACCATGCTGTCCTGTTTGCCGGCAGGATATCCGCGCTTCAGTGCGAATATATGATTCTTAACGTCGGTATTCTAGTATTAGGAGAAACTATGTGAGGGACTGTTCCTGTCgggttaggcatgttttgtgtatTTAACAAAGATACtaatttatgtattttgtagttttgaaaaggaaaattacactaatttctgaaaattgctagtttgttttttttctgcTGGATTGAAGACTCTAACCATTGAAATTATGGGAGTCCCACATCCATTGAATTCTGAAAGTCTGGAGAAATGAAGAGAGAGAATAATCCTATTGGGTCTTGAATTatgttttgggcttaaattaaGTTAAACATTTTAATCGGGCTATAAATGCACATAAATTGGGTTTCATAATTAAATGtccaacataaataaataaatatttatttaatttggtccGGTTTGATTTCTGAACTAAGAAAACTGAAACCGAACGAGCCATTttagttcggtttggttttctaCATTTGGGTTGAtttcggttttcgattttttttaacCCTTATACGTTATATTCAACtaagttttttttgttacattgaattttttttttataaaaattgacaTTTTTGAAACTAGAGATTAAAATATAGTTATCAATGATAAATACTTGGATCAGTGTCACTCATAACTCAATTTTGACACATTAAACACGCTCAGCTAATGTGATATACATTTTTACGGGTTAGAACAATAGAATAATTatactaaattaattttatctcAACTAAGGATATGTATAGGTGATATGCttgagtttgaaaattaaagCAAAAATTAAACCACCTCAGAGCATTTCCAAAAGAGATGTCAAAATGTTTAAATCAGCAGTAACGATAATAAAAGATAGCAATAATGTTTTCCAACCGAAAAACCAAAATTGATGTAACATGACATGAAAAGACATCTCTCCTCG
This window harbors:
- the LOC126582336 gene encoding E3 ubiquitin-protein ligase SPL2-like, producing MSSPVPDNVFVSQLSRFVLSWDGAVLGVSLACAAVHSVLNFTSTSSSLSKLRDAPAVKVSDLRSILPLDQSDKLVVVRGTVEAKSAVDGTWTGLQSGVLVSKETNHRAVIVDSTKTCIVQEWKGLIGWSSDLRAIIWRYWREHESNLVRKVPFVLVDGDQWPIRDIVVVNVERSRHPLPLTIAYHHLQPVHASPYSFLEALFGTNYPVAFLNVEKILPVGKEISAVGLCSLRNGVLEIKSCKDLPYFLSEMSKDEMVADLASRARMLFWVGIVLGSMSIGVLGYAVVRNWNRWKVERQQRQLQQSSRDADSNAEAQIEDEDAGDVPEGQFCVICLTRRRRSAFIPCGHRVCCHPCGISIERDIAPKCPVCRQEIRTSLRIYDS
- the LOC126582337 gene encoding E3 ubiquitin-protein ligase SPL2-like; protein product: MSSDSNAIISLLSQLVLSWDGAVLGVALACAAMRSVLNFTASSSALRNLRQAPAVKVSDLRSILPLDHSDKLVVVRGTVEAKSLVDGTWTAFKSGVLVSKDRNDRAVILQSTKTYIIHKWKGFIGFFNLRSIVWRYWRHWKDSEEHESNLVRKVPFVLVDGDQWPIRDMVVVNVDGSSHPIPLTIAYHHLQPVNPSPFSFLKALFGTNYPIGVLTVDKILPVGKEISAVGLCSLKNGVSEIKFCNDLPYFLSEMSKDEMVGDLASSTRMLFWTAFVLGSMSIGVLSYAVVRNWNKWKVWRQQRQLQQSSQAADSDAEAQIEEEDVPEGQLCVICLMRRRRSAFIPCGHRVCCHPCSISIERDIAPKCPVCRQEIRTSLRVYDS
- the LOC126582335 gene encoding E3 ubiquitin-protein ligase SPL2-like — encoded protein: MSLHERAVINLVSQLALSCDGAVLGVVLACAAVRTVIKFAYTSSALRKLRNAPYVKVSDLRAILAPDESQPSDAKLVVLRGTVEAKSAVDGKSNSPKSGVFVSRGTKNSAVVVQRTQTCVYKDRKNFIGFPFDLRSLILKPWREQESKDLRTVPFVLVEGSRRRVSEFVVVNVDESRHPLPLTTVYLNFHPVNASPYKYKLVDALFRHEYPIGFLDEEKILPLGKEISAVGLCSLKNGVPDIKSCKDLPYFLSEMSKDEMVVELTSRTRVLFWSGIVLVSMSIGILGYAVSRNWDKLKAWKQGRQSQQSIPAADGNTETQIEEEEEVGEVPDGQLCVICLMRRRRSAFIPCGHRVCCHPCSISIQRNVTPCCPVCRQDIRASVRIYDS